One genomic window of Gracilinema caldarium DSM 7334 includes the following:
- a CDS encoding lysophospholipid acyltransferase family protein: MATVFEGDSYKTPDKVQRALREYMLLGTRWSPYSFFIKVIFKYRALALKGLYTDNVWADSSRELMGYLESCGAKFDIRGIDNIKKVPGPIVFVANHMGTMETTILPGLICPIKPVTYVVKEKLVHGPIWGPIMRSRDPITVTRKDPRRDLEAVLTGGSERLAKGISIIIFPQGTRTEIFDRTKFNSLGIKLALKAGVPIVPVALKTDYWSNGTLLKGFGPVHRDRTVYIEFGKPLMLEGRGKAQHEACLDFIESRLRQWGAKVVEPGQGAGPAPETADT; encoded by the coding sequence ATGGCCACAGTGTTTGAAGGTGATTCCTATAAGACCCCGGACAAGGTACAACGAGCCCTCCGGGAGTATATGCTCCTCGGAACTCGGTGGAGTCCCTATAGTTTTTTTATAAAGGTCATTTTTAAGTACCGGGCGCTGGCTCTTAAAGGACTCTATACTGATAATGTATGGGCCGACAGTTCCCGGGAGCTCATGGGATACCTGGAAAGCTGTGGTGCCAAATTTGATATCCGGGGGATTGATAATATAAAAAAGGTGCCCGGTCCCATAGTTTTTGTTGCTAACCATATGGGAACCATGGAAACCACCATACTCCCCGGACTTATCTGTCCCATAAAACCGGTAACCTATGTGGTTAAAGAAAAACTGGTTCATGGTCCCATTTGGGGGCCGATTATGCGGTCCCGGGATCCCATAACGGTAACCAGAAAAGATCCCCGGCGGGATTTGGAAGCGGTTCTCACAGGAGGCTCCGAGCGGCTTGCAAAGGGAATTTCAATTATTATATTTCCCCAGGGAACAAGGACAGAGATTTTTGATCGAACCAAGTTTAACAGTCTGGGTATTAAGCTCGCCCTTAAGGCGGGAGTACCCATCGTTCCTGTGGCGTTGAAAACCGATTATTGGAGCAACGGGACTTTACTTAAAGGCTTCGGTCCTGTACACCGGGACCGAACCGTGTATATTGAATTCGGCAAACCCCTTATGCTTGAAGGCCGCGGCAAAGCCCAGCACGAAGCTTGTCTCGACTTTATAGAGTCCAGGCTGCGCCAGTGGGGTGCGAAGGTGGTGGAACCGGGGCAGGGTGCTGGACCCGCTCCAGAGACAGCAGACACTTAA
- a CDS encoding glycerate kinase, with protein sequence MTIIVAPDSFKGNMTAQEACIAIAEGIRNIDSSINIKTFPLADGGEGTARIVTEAIGGTLKPVQVHGPLGEPVTAFYGLINGGKTAILDMASASGIELVPPGKLNPLKASTYGTGELIKAALDAGVEELVIGIGGSATVDGGIGMLQALGFEILDERGALIGQGGEALLHIKQFRSDKADPRIQNVSIKVACDVTNPLTGPEGAAAVFGPQKGATPDMIPLLDEGLKKLGQAWIRAGLADDTDHPGDGAAGGLGAALRICLKASIESGALLVMNYTGMTQALKHTDLVITGEGRTDSQTAKGKLCAVVSRACKSAGVPVALLSGALTGEQDRLLDLFDYAVSISCGEETLEAMMKHGRRNLQFAAANLVRAVLLGKRAQ encoded by the coding sequence ATGACCATTATCGTCGCTCCAGACTCATTTAAAGGCAATATGACCGCCCAGGAAGCCTGCATTGCCATCGCAGAAGGTATTCGGAACATTGATTCATCCATCAACATAAAAACATTTCCCCTGGCTGATGGTGGAGAGGGCACCGCCCGGATTGTAACCGAAGCAATTGGCGGAACACTCAAACCAGTTCAGGTTCATGGCCCGCTGGGAGAGCCTGTGACCGCATTCTATGGTCTTATCAATGGGGGAAAAACCGCTATTCTCGATATGGCCAGCGCTTCCGGCATCGAATTAGTCCCTCCAGGGAAGCTCAATCCCCTTAAAGCGAGTACTTATGGTACCGGAGAGCTCATCAAGGCAGCTCTCGATGCTGGTGTAGAAGAACTGGTTATCGGTATTGGCGGAAGTGCCACCGTGGACGGCGGTATTGGCATGCTCCAGGCCCTGGGATTCGAAATCCTTGACGAACGCGGTGCGCTGATTGGACAGGGTGGAGAAGCTTTGCTTCATATTAAGCAATTTCGTTCAGATAAGGCTGACCCCCGAATACAAAACGTCTCCATTAAGGTTGCCTGCGATGTGACCAATCCTTTAACTGGCCCAGAGGGAGCTGCCGCAGTATTTGGTCCTCAAAAGGGAGCAACCCCCGACATGATACCGCTTCTGGATGAGGGATTGAAAAAACTGGGACAGGCATGGATTCGGGCGGGACTTGCAGACGACACGGACCATCCTGGCGACGGAGCCGCCGGAGGACTGGGGGCAGCGCTGCGAATCTGCCTGAAAGCATCCATAGAATCGGGGGCTCTTTTGGTGATGAACTACACCGGCATGACGCAGGCCCTTAAACATACGGACCTGGTCATTACCGGTGAAGGCCGAACCGACAGCCAAACAGCGAAGGGAAAGCTCTGTGCAGTGGTCTCCCGGGCCTGTAAAAGTGCCGGAGTCCCCGTAGCTCTCCTCTCCGGAGCCCTTACGGGTGAACAGGACCGGCTCTTAGATCTTTTTGATTATGCAGTTTCTATTTCCTGCGGTGAAGAAACCTTGGAAGCTATGATGAAACATGGCCGCAGGAACCTGCAGTTCGCAGCGGCCAATCTGGTTCGGGCTGTACTTCTAGGGAAGCGTGCCCAATAA
- a CDS encoding CdaR family transcriptional regulator, giving the protein MASEILSVELARSFLAKLGEHIDQNINIMNQDGIIIASRDPSRVGTYHDAAHRLILTQSLIEIIEETIDLAPGVKPGVNLPIQQKGQFIGVVGVTGKPADVRSLAYAIKVSLETFMELENLRDQMLRQQAGMNRFIAHLLNPESSEGTALHELARRMGYDPVQPRTPILITLPPTIDPESGIRLLKEQALRSKQDIITSTSHKDILIFKLTNEIQSDSLKAWENSIRSYVKSIQKHLPESHCYVAMIQHDVSRFHLAYKELLWLKRHYEATNEPIHMLYCHIMAMLTDPIFHPEFVSIFEYTLALIKRRLSGKLPVWLPETLLALAKTNFSIQETADNLHLHRNSLTNRMKKIEDLLGLDILKESDWKDYIRIFAYYINQTMHHT; this is encoded by the coding sequence ATGGCATCAGAAATCCTGTCGGTGGAATTAGCTCGATCATTCTTAGCAAAACTCGGAGAACACATAGACCAAAATATCAATATAATGAATCAGGATGGTATCATCATCGCAAGCAGAGATCCGAGCCGGGTTGGCACTTATCATGATGCAGCCCATCGGCTTATACTGACCCAATCTCTAATTGAAATTATAGAAGAGACTATTGATCTGGCCCCAGGTGTGAAGCCAGGAGTCAATCTTCCTATCCAACAGAAGGGACAGTTTATTGGCGTTGTCGGTGTAACTGGTAAGCCCGCCGATGTCCGCAGTCTTGCCTATGCTATAAAGGTAAGTCTAGAAACCTTCATGGAACTGGAAAATTTACGGGACCAGATGCTGCGACAGCAGGCCGGCATGAACCGTTTTATCGCTCACCTGCTGAATCCCGAATCATCCGAAGGTACAGCCCTTCACGAACTTGCCCGCCGAATGGGCTACGATCCTGTGCAGCCACGAACGCCTATCCTCATTACCTTGCCTCCAACGATCGACCCTGAGTCTGGTATCAGGCTCCTTAAAGAGCAGGCCTTACGTAGTAAACAGGATATTATAACCAGTACAAGCCATAAGGATATCCTGATTTTTAAATTAACCAATGAGATACAATCAGATAGTTTAAAAGCATGGGAAAACTCAATCCGAAGTTATGTGAAATCAATTCAGAAACATCTGCCGGAAAGTCACTGCTATGTGGCTATGATCCAGCATGATGTGAGCAGGTTTCATCTGGCATATAAGGAACTACTCTGGCTCAAACGGCATTATGAGGCAACCAATGAACCAATACATATGTTGTATTGTCATATCATGGCAATGCTGACAGATCCCATATTCCATCCTGAATTCGTAAGCATCTTTGAATATACCCTTGCACTAATAAAACGCAGGCTAAGCGGAAAACTACCGGTCTGGCTTCCTGAAACCCTTCTCGCCCTTGCAAAAACCAATTTTTCCATACAAGAGACAGCAGACAACCTGCATCTGCATCGAAATTCACTGACCAACCGGATGAAAAAAATTGAAGATTTGCTGGGTCTTGATATACTCAAGGAAAGCGACTGGAAAGATTATATTCGAATATTCGCCTATTACATTAATCAGACTATGCATCACACATGA
- a CDS encoding OmpA family protein has product MQKKVGLQCFVKSLWFLMFLWFLVPLFSQDQTDPLAPGSGSTAVVLRQAFSGPYTMVERSDWARYDNGTYIGHVYREVRYQLRPVQESAVIRYNGMVYVFEETLRDLQKSARSLDDIIPVEFTLTPAGVINIKHDSGYPALRNFPQFVDKPLLPGDRWVGQGQRIVDPRNDGNRVNLPIVVEYVFQGTELYKGEPVYRIRAQYATRYKAVSRSGKSGTGAFTEASGKHVVDILLRTSDGRLVLMRDNLDETFTWNDGSSVRYKGFTLTFSEGFLPYDRGTVVAQLERQFGGSKDTAETGRSGDTGTVAGAGGTVRPEATAGVSNTGSGIAMAGTSGDERITRAGSEVPQAGTGDFQLDQGQGGAGAVDPIAGGAGAVLDIPDQNIEIANVPEGVKLTIRDIRFVADSDQILPAERGRLDLIAQALKSILQSAPNKPMILVEGHTAAVGKPAGEQELSVMRAKKIVDELVVRGIPADRFMYKGWGSTKPIADNSTEAGRAKNRRVEITILEGVSAN; this is encoded by the coding sequence ATGCAGAAAAAAGTTGGTCTACAATGCTTCGTTAAAAGCCTATGGTTCCTCATGTTTCTATGGTTTCTTGTGCCTTTGTTTTCGCAGGATCAAACTGATCCACTGGCTCCAGGTTCAGGCAGTACCGCAGTGGTGTTACGTCAGGCCTTCTCCGGGCCTTATACGATGGTGGAACGTTCTGATTGGGCCAGGTACGATAACGGAACATATATTGGCCATGTATACCGGGAAGTGCGCTATCAGCTGAGGCCGGTGCAGGAGTCCGCAGTCATCCGTTATAATGGAATGGTCTATGTGTTTGAAGAAACCCTGCGGGACCTGCAAAAATCAGCCCGTTCTTTGGATGACATTATACCGGTGGAGTTTACCCTCACCCCAGCGGGGGTCATCAATATAAAACATGATTCAGGATATCCTGCTTTGCGTAATTTCCCCCAATTTGTCGATAAACCACTCCTGCCTGGAGACCGTTGGGTCGGCCAAGGGCAGCGGATTGTGGATCCCCGGAACGACGGTAATCGGGTGAATCTTCCTATTGTGGTAGAGTATGTGTTTCAGGGTACAGAGCTTTATAAGGGAGAGCCGGTATATCGAATCCGGGCTCAATATGCTACCCGCTATAAGGCAGTTAGCCGAAGTGGTAAGAGCGGGACCGGGGCTTTTACCGAAGCGAGCGGCAAACATGTGGTGGATATTCTCCTTCGGACTTCCGATGGCAGACTGGTGCTGATGCGGGACAACCTTGACGAGACCTTCACCTGGAACGACGGCTCTTCGGTGCGTTATAAGGGGTTTACTCTGACTTTCAGTGAGGGTTTTCTGCCCTATGATCGGGGAACAGTGGTGGCCCAGCTAGAGCGCCAGTTTGGAGGTAGCAAAGATACCGCCGAGACCGGAAGGAGCGGAGACACGGGAACAGTAGCCGGGGCAGGCGGTACTGTACGTCCGGAGGCGACAGCAGGGGTCAGCAATACTGGTTCAGGAATTGCGATGGCCGGTACTTCCGGGGATGAAAGAATAACAAGGGCTGGTTCCGAGGTGCCGCAGGCCGGGACCGGGGATTTTCAGCTGGACCAGGGTCAAGGCGGAGCTGGGGCGGTGGACCCTATAGCAGGCGGAGCCGGTGCAGTGCTGGATATTCCAGATCAGAATATCGAAATTGCCAACGTTCCTGAGGGGGTCAAGCTCACGATCCGGGATATCCGTTTTGTAGCCGATTCAGACCAGATCCTGCCAGCAGAACGGGGTAGATTGGATTTGATAGCCCAGGCGCTGAAGTCGATTCTTCAGAGTGCTCCAAACAAGCCCATGATACTTGTAGAAGGCCATACTGCTGCGGTCGGAAAGCCCGCGGGGGAACAGGAACTATCGGTGATGCGGGCAAAAAAAATTGTTGATGAACTGGTAGTCCGGGGCATCCCGGCGGATCGATTCATGTATAAAGGCTGGGGTAGTACCAAACCCATAGCCGACAACAGTACCGAAGCCGGCAGGGCGAAAAACCGCCGGGTGGAAATCACCATCCTCGAAGGTGTGTCAGCAAACTGA
- the speE gene encoding polyamine aminopropyltransferase: MRKFLSSLRLMSGANKAVYKPVSVQGQAVREIRERVSPASGWFYTVKDTLYRGKTAYQSIELVDTAEFGRTLLLDGATQVMEANEFQYHEPMAHIPLLCHPKPEKVLIIGGGDGGVLREVLKHPTVTQADLVELDEEVITFSRTMLEFCSKGAFEDPRTRVHIQDGRSFVETTSETYDVIIMDMTDPTGPSLRLYSREFFLALSRILRDENSRFIMHSESPDCRPLTFARIHRTLRSVFPRLDLATTSIRMYGGLWSFAMASTDNKSPSPQELSADEIRKRMQNRRLSKLKVISPETWQAFFAPYPYIRALLAEDGDLCTDANPDFPDSFDYRG, encoded by the coding sequence ATGCGAAAATTTCTAAGCAGTCTCAGATTGATGAGCGGCGCAAACAAAGCTGTTTATAAACCTGTGTCTGTTCAAGGCCAAGCGGTACGGGAAATCCGGGAACGGGTAAGCCCGGCTTCCGGCTGGTTTTATACAGTTAAGGACACCCTCTATCGAGGGAAAACCGCCTACCAAAGCATTGAGCTTGTGGATACGGCAGAATTTGGCCGAACCCTCCTTTTAGATGGGGCCACTCAGGTCATGGAGGCCAACGAGTTCCAGTACCATGAGCCCATGGCCCACATTCCCCTCCTGTGCCACCCCAAGCCAGAGAAGGTGCTGATTATAGGCGGCGGCGACGGGGGCGTTCTTCGGGAGGTACTGAAGCATCCCACGGTGACCCAGGCAGACCTGGTAGAGCTGGACGAGGAGGTGATTACCTTTTCCAGAACCATGCTCGAATTCTGCAGTAAGGGCGCCTTTGAAGACCCCCGCACGAGGGTGCACATTCAGGATGGCCGAAGTTTTGTAGAAACTACTTCCGAAACCTATGATGTCATCATCATGGATATGACCGACCCCACGGGGCCTTCACTCAGGCTTTACAGCAGGGAGTTTTTCCTGGCCCTGAGCCGGATCCTGCGGGATGAAAATTCCCGCTTCATCATGCACAGTGAATCCCCAGACTGCCGTCCTCTGACTTTTGCACGGATACACCGGACGCTCCGCTCTGTCTTTCCCCGACTCGACCTAGCTACCACCTCTATTCGCATGTACGGCGGACTCTGGTCCTTTGCGATGGCCAGCACCGACAATAAAAGCCCCTCACCCCAGGAACTTTCAGCCGATGAAATCCGCAAGCGGATGCAGAACCGCAGGCTTTCGAAGCTTAAGGTTATAAGCCCCGAAACCTGGCAGGCCTTCTTTGCGCCCTACCCCTACATTAGAGCCCTGCTTGCAGAAGATGGGGACCTCTGTACCGATGCCAATCCGGACTTTCCCGACAGCTTCGATTACCGCGGGTAG
- the speD gene encoding adenosylmethionine decarboxylase produces the protein MLKHVRGRKVRLEGFNNLTKYLSFNIYDLCYARSQESQIEYLEYIDQEYDSERLKGIIEEVTRIIDAKLVNVTTQDYDPRGASVVALINEDHPVLSPAVSTNHLPETSIVGHLDKSHITAHTYPEFDSTTGLATFRVDIDVSTCGMISPLRALHYLIDCFDSDVVLIDYRVRGFTRDTRGNKVFIDHDISSIQDFIDEDVLSDYLVYDINILSDNIFHTKMRKKEIELNDYLFGPEIEDLGQEERKRIKDLIRKEMQEIFECENF, from the coding sequence CTGAAACATGTACGGGGCCGGAAGGTTCGCCTTGAGGGCTTTAACAATCTTACCAAATACTTAAGCTTTAACATCTATGATTTGTGTTATGCCCGGTCTCAGGAATCCCAGATTGAATATCTGGAATATATCGACCAGGAATATGACTCGGAACGGCTGAAAGGAATTATAGAAGAGGTAACCCGGATCATCGATGCAAAGCTGGTTAATGTGACCACCCAGGACTACGATCCCCGGGGGGCCAGCGTGGTAGCCCTCATCAACGAGGATCACCCCGTATTAAGTCCCGCTGTATCCACCAATCACCTGCCGGAAACATCCATCGTGGGGCACCTTGATAAAAGCCACATCACGGCCCATACCTATCCCGAATTTGACAGCACTACAGGGCTCGCCACATTTCGGGTCGATATCGATGTTTCTACCTGCGGTATGATTAGTCCCCTTAGGGCACTTCATTACCTCATCGACTGCTTCGACTCCGATGTGGTGCTCATCGATTACCGGGTCCGCGGTTTTACCCGGGATACCCGGGGCAATAAGGTCTTTATCGATCATGATATTTCATCCATACAGGATTTTATCGATGAGGATGTCCTGTCTGACTACCTGGTATACGACATCAACATCCTTTCGGACAATATTTTTCATACGAAGATGCGCAAAAAGGAAATTGAACTGAACGATTACCTCTTCGGCCCCGAGATTGAAGATCTGGGACAGGAGGAGCGGAAACGCATTAAGGACCTAATCCGCAAGGAGATGCAGGAGATTTTCGAATGCGAAAATTTCTAA